A genomic region of Solanum dulcamara chromosome 2, daSolDulc1.2, whole genome shotgun sequence contains the following coding sequences:
- the LOC129876549 gene encoding 1-aminocyclopropane-1-carboxylate synthase 4-like has product MGLETVEISNYKSSVVLSKLASNKQHGENSSYFDGWKAYENDPFHLVNNPNGVIQMGLAENQLSVDLIEDWIKRNPKASICTNEGIECFKRIANFQDYHGLPEFTNAIAKFMGKTRGGKVKFDPKRIVMAGGATGANETLLFCLADHGDAFLVPSPYYPGFNRDLRWRTGVQLVPISCKSSNNFKITIEGIKESYEKAQQANVKIKGLILTNPCNPLGTTLDKGTLKNILTFTNGHNIHLVCDEIYAGTVFDAPQFVSIAEIINNDDEICINKDLVHIVTSLSKDLGFPGFRVGIVYSFNDDVVHCARKMSSFSLVSTQTQHLLASMLSDDEFVEEFLIESAKRLRKRHEKFTNGLKEVGIKCLESNAGVYCWMDLRLLLKEETLDAEMSLWKLIINDVKLNVSAGSSFNCHEVGWFRICFANIDDQTVEIALSRIRMFMDANENGIVKNKQQSKKNNNLRLNFSNGKYDDNVMSLNMMSPTLVRARN; this is encoded by the exons ATGGGTTTGGAGACGGTCGAGATTTCAAATTACAAGTCATCAGTAGTTTTGTCTAAGTTGGCTAGTAACAAACAACATGGCGAAAACTCGTCATATTTTGATGGGTGGAAAGCATACGAGAATGATCCTTTCCACCTCGTGAATAACCCGAATGGGGTTATTCAAATGGGTCTCGCGGAAAATCAGCTTTCAGTTGACTTGATTGAAGATTGGATTAAGAGAAACCCAAAAGCTTCAATTTGTACAAATGAAGGAATTGAATGTTTCAAGAGAATTGCCAACTTCCAAGATTATCATGGCTTGCCTGAATTCACAAAT GCAATTGCAAAATTTATGGGAAAAACAAGAGGGGGTAAGGTTAAGTTTGATCCAAAACGAATAGTAATGGCTGGTGGAGCCACTGGAGCTAATGAGACTCTCCTATTTTGTTTGGCTGATCATGGAGATGCCTTTTTAGTCCCCTCACCCTATTACCCAGg ATTCAATAGGGACCTAAGGTGGAGAACTGGTGTACAACTTGTGCCCATTTCATGCAAGAGTTCCAACAATTTTAAAATTACTATAGAAGGTATCAAAGAATCCTATGAAAAAGCCCAACAAGCAAATGTCAAAATCAAAGGCTTGATTTTGACTAACCCTTGTAATCCATTAGGCACCACTTTAGACAAGGGCACACTTAAAAACATCTTGACCTTCACTAACGGACATAACATCCACCTTGTTTGCGATGAAATCTACGCTGGCACGGTCTTTGATGCTCCACAATTCGTCAGCATCGCGGAAATTATCAACAACGACGATGAAATTTGTATAAATAAAGATTTGGTACATATTGTAACTAGTCTTTCTAAGGACTTGGGTTTTCCAGGATTTCGAGTGGGAATTGTGTATTCGTTCAATGATGATGTTGTTCATTGTGCTAGAAAAATGTCGAGTTTCAGTCTTGTATCGACTCAGACACAACATTTGCTAGCTTCAATGTTGTCTGACGATGAATTCGTCGAAGAATTTCTGATTGAAAGCGCGAAAAGATTAAGGAAAAGGCACGAAAAATTCACAAACGGACTTAAGGAAGTCGGAATAAAGTGCTTAGAAAGCAATGCAGGGGTTTATTGCTGGATGGATTTGCGGTTGTTGTTGAAAGAAGAAACACTTGATGCCGAGATGTCACTTTGGAAACTAATCATAAACGACGTTAAGCTCAACGTCTCAGCTGGATCTTCGTTTAATTGCCACGAGGTAGGGTGGTTTAGAATTTGTTTTGCAAATATCGATGATCAAACTGTGGAGATCGCACTCTCAAGGATTCGGATGTTTATGGATGCTAATGAAAATGGAATCGTGAAGAACAAGCAACAAtcgaagaagaacaacaatctGCGACTTAACTTCTCCAACGGAAAGTACGATGACAATGTAATGAGTTTGAATATGATGTCTCCGACACTTGTTCGAGCCaggaattaa